The Pseudoxanthomonas sp. SL93 genome segment GAACGTGCGGCCTTTCGGCGGCTTTTCGGTGATCTGCAGCACGCCGGCATCGTCGCGCCAGCGGTACAGCGCGGGGCGTGCGTCGCGGGCCTGCGCGTCAGCGGCTTGGCGTGCGCGCTGCTGTTTGCGTTCGGTTTCGTGCGGGGCTTCGCGGCCCAGCCACCACGCCACGCCCACGCCGACTGCGAGGCCTGCCACGATGGCCA includes the following:
- a CDS encoding DUF4124 domain-containing protein; protein product: MRGWLAIVAGLAVGVGVAWWLGREAPHETERKQQRARQAADAQARDARPALYRWRDDAGVLQITEKPPKGRTFERIERDAPAAITVDGGSRE